The following coding sequences lie in one Micromonospora sp. R77 genomic window:
- a CDS encoding cytochrome P450: MRGPVRGGGAARTLVVLAERLGLGDPAAAVPAVVAVAAAYHPGAEPAAVRRADRAVAALLAMSPPAPPEVAGSRLGLLVQTCEATAGLIRAAARHGLAAPASVRTEDLLAEVLRLDPPVRVTRRVATAALRLGGCALDPGSRLLLRFDAANRDPAVFDEPDRFRAGRPQRVLTFGAGPAAAPASGMRWPSPQAWSTSCAGTPRRTPPRATRPR; encoded by the coding sequence GTGCGGGGACCGGTCCGAGGTGGTGGCGCGGCGCGTACCCTGGTGGTGCTGGCGGAGCGGCTCGGCCTCGGCGATCCGGCGGCGGCCGTGCCGGCGGTGGTCGCGGTGGCCGCCGCCTACCATCCCGGCGCCGAGCCGGCGGCGGTGCGGCGCGCGGACCGGGCGGTGGCGGCGCTGCTGGCGATGTCGCCGCCGGCCCCGCCGGAGGTCGCCGGCAGCCGGCTCGGGCTGCTGGTGCAGACCTGCGAGGCGACCGCCGGGCTGATCCGCGCCGCCGCCCGGCACGGCCTCGCCGCCCCGGCGTCGGTACGCACCGAGGACCTGCTGGCCGAGGTGCTCCGCCTCGACCCGCCGGTACGCGTCACCCGCCGGGTCGCCACCGCCGCCCTGCGGCTCGGTGGCTGTGCCCTCGACCCGGGCAGCCGGCTGCTGCTCCGGTTCGACGCGGCCAACCGTGACCCGGCGGTCTTCGACGAGCCGGACCGGTTCCGGGCCGGCCGGCCGCAGCGCGTGCTGACCTTCGGCGCGGGCCCCGCGGCTGCCCCGGCGAGCGGCATGCGCTGGCCCTCGCCGCAGGCGTGGTCGACGTCCTGCGCCGGAACCCCCCGCCGCACCCCGCCCCGCGCAACCCGACCGAGGTGA
- a CDS encoding DEAD/DEAH box helicase, which produces MSSAPTPTDPTPATDLDEATAFADLGLRAELLGALSALGYEEPTPIQREAIPLLLAGRDLLGQAATGTGKTAAFALPLLQRMPDHRTGGDPVSLVLVPTRELAVQVSEAFHRYGKDLGTRVLPIYGGQPIGRQLRALDMGVDVVVATPGRALDHIARGTLRLGSLATVVLDEADEMLDMGFAEDIEAILEHAPQQRQTVLFSATMPSRIDGLARKHLTDPQRIQIEREQTVAGEAPRVRQSAYIVARAHKPAALGRVLDVESPTAAIVFCRSREEVDRLTETMNGRGYRAEALHGGMSQEQRDRVMGRLRSGTADLLVATDVAARGLDVEQLTHVVNYDVPSAPESYVHRIGRVGRAGREGVAITLAEPREHRMLKTIERVTGQRIAIDKIPTVADLRTRRLELTQAALRESLLEDDLDPFRVIVESLSDEFDMMEVALAAVKLAHEAALPGSADEQEEEIPQVAVRPQRETRPGGDTRGGDRRGGGRPRAGGNTTQVFIGLGRRAGVRPQDLVGAITGETGINGRDIGSIEIADRFSLVEVPVGVADEVIQGLRGSTIKGRKATVRRDRDVEAGGERRFDRRDRR; this is translated from the coding sequence ATGAGTTCCGCACCAACACCGACCGACCCCACCCCCGCCACCGACCTCGACGAGGCGACCGCCTTCGCCGATCTCGGGCTGCGCGCCGAGTTGCTCGGCGCGCTCTCCGCCCTCGGCTACGAGGAGCCGACCCCGATCCAGCGGGAGGCGATCCCGCTGCTGCTGGCCGGCCGGGACCTGTTGGGGCAGGCGGCCACCGGTACGGGCAAGACCGCCGCGTTCGCCCTGCCGCTGCTGCAGCGGATGCCGGACCACCGCACCGGCGGCGACCCGGTGTCGCTGGTGCTGGTGCCCACCCGCGAGCTGGCGGTGCAGGTCTCCGAGGCGTTCCACCGCTACGGCAAGGACCTGGGCACCCGGGTGCTGCCCATCTACGGCGGTCAGCCGATCGGCCGGCAGCTGCGCGCCCTGGACATGGGCGTGGACGTGGTGGTGGCCACCCCGGGCCGCGCGCTGGACCACATCGCCCGGGGCACCCTGCGGCTCGGCTCGCTGGCCACGGTGGTGCTCGACGAGGCGGACGAGATGCTCGACATGGGCTTCGCCGAGGACATCGAGGCTATCCTGGAGCACGCCCCGCAGCAGCGGCAGACGGTGCTCTTCTCGGCGACCATGCCGTCCCGGATCGACGGACTGGCCCGCAAGCACCTGACCGACCCGCAGCGCATCCAGATCGAGCGCGAGCAAACGGTGGCCGGTGAGGCGCCCCGGGTACGGCAGAGCGCGTACATCGTGGCGCGGGCGCACAAGCCGGCGGCGCTGGGCCGGGTGCTGGACGTGGAGTCCCCCACCGCGGCGATCGTGTTCTGCCGCAGCCGCGAGGAGGTGGACCGGCTCACCGAGACGATGAACGGCCGGGGCTACCGGGCCGAGGCGCTGCACGGCGGGATGAGCCAGGAACAGCGGGACCGGGTGATGGGCCGGCTGCGCTCGGGCACCGCCGACCTGCTGGTGGCCACCGACGTGGCGGCCCGTGGCCTGGACGTCGAGCAGCTCACCCACGTGGTGAACTACGACGTGCCGTCGGCGCCCGAGTCGTACGTGCACCGGATCGGCCGCGTCGGTCGGGCCGGCCGGGAGGGTGTGGCGATCACCCTCGCCGAGCCGCGCGAGCACCGGATGCTCAAGACCATCGAGCGGGTCACCGGGCAGCGGATCGCGATCGACAAGATCCCGACGGTGGCCGACCTGCGGACCCGCCGGCTGGAGCTGACCCAGGCCGCACTGCGGGAGAGCCTGCTGGAGGACGACCTCGACCCGTTCCGGGTGATCGTGGAGTCGCTGTCGGACGAGTTCGACATGATGGAGGTGGCGCTCGCCGCGGTGAAGCTGGCCCACGAGGCCGCGCTGCCGGGCTCCGCCGACGAGCAGGAGGAGGAGATCCCGCAGGTCGCGGTCCGCCCGCAGCGGGAGACCCGGCCCGGCGGCGACACCCGTGGCGGCGACCGCCGCGGCGGCGGGCGGCCCCGGGCGGGCGGCAACACCACCCAGGTGTTCATCGGGTTGGGCCGGCGGGCCGGGGTCCGCCCGCAGGACCTGGTCGGCGCGATCACCGGGGAGACCGGGATCAACGGCCGGGACATCGGCTCGATCGAGATCGCGGACCGGTTCTCCCTGGTGGAGGTGCCGGTCGGCGTCGCCGACGAGGTGATCCAGGGGCTGCGGGGCAGCACCATCAAGGGCCGCAAGGCGACCGTACGCCGGGACCGGGACGTCGAGGCCGGCGGCGAGCGCCGCTTCGACCGACGCGACCGGCGGTAG
- a CDS encoding asparagine synthetase B: MCGIALSIGPEADPATFRRMLAVLAPRGEVTETRQENGLLAGVRRLRIVDRDRAVQPWVSADERHLLCYNGEIFNHHELRVELTRLGYAFRTTGDTEVVLAAYLVWGEDAVRRLRGEYAFAVVERATGRVYLARDPLGVKPLYWSRSRGCLHLASEVKALVGHGAPISEVPPGHHGWAEPDGRVRLRPHVDLLTLGVGLPVIDDPDEAALLVRAALTDSIRMRVDTDLPVGVVLSGGLDSSLALLHVHQLHPNCVAVTVGVPDSPDVAYARRLARDLGVPHEVVELRPRDVRLADVREAIRISELTEYGDIINAVVSVPIFRRLRELGVKVVLTGDGSDELFGGYPMYHEVGPERSRRLFLHKIRNLCRTELQRVDRASMDHGVEARVPFLDLSVVELAMRLPLALKMRDGQEKWIVRRAFADVLPDYVRRRPKNPMSYSSGLHERARLYKPLFARIHRSFGYDLLEPVRRDFDSVLTRCGNDLDRAIADGLARPDYTMLEHARDLVGAARWNAAPVVRRLVGPRARRRAPAR; this comes from the coding sequence ATGTGCGGCATCGCGCTGAGCATCGGCCCGGAGGCCGACCCGGCCACCTTCCGCCGGATGCTGGCCGTCCTCGCCCCGCGCGGCGAGGTGACCGAGACCCGGCAGGAGAACGGCCTGCTCGCCGGGGTGCGGCGGCTGCGGATCGTGGACCGGGACCGGGCCGTGCAGCCCTGGGTCTCGGCCGACGAGCGGCACCTGCTCTGCTACAACGGCGAGATCTTCAACCACCACGAGCTGCGCGTGGAGCTGACGCGGCTCGGGTACGCCTTCCGCACGACCGGCGACACCGAGGTGGTGCTGGCCGCGTACCTGGTCTGGGGTGAGGACGCGGTGCGCCGGCTGCGCGGCGAGTATGCCTTCGCCGTCGTCGAGCGGGCCACCGGGCGGGTCTACCTGGCCCGCGACCCGCTGGGCGTCAAGCCGCTCTACTGGTCCCGCAGCCGCGGCTGCCTGCACCTCGCCTCCGAGGTGAAGGCGCTGGTCGGGCACGGTGCGCCGATCAGCGAGGTGCCGCCCGGGCACCACGGCTGGGCCGAGCCCGACGGCCGGGTGCGGCTGCGTCCGCACGTCGACCTGCTCACCCTCGGCGTGGGACTGCCGGTGATCGACGACCCGGACGAGGCCGCCCTGCTCGTCCGCGCCGCGCTCACCGACAGCATCCGGATGCGGGTGGACACCGACCTGCCGGTGGGGGTGGTGCTCTCCGGCGGACTGGACAGCTCGCTGGCGCTGCTGCACGTGCACCAGCTGCACCCGAACTGCGTGGCGGTCACCGTCGGCGTGCCGGACAGCCCGGACGTGGCGTACGCGCGGCGGCTCGCCCGCGACCTGGGGGTGCCGCACGAGGTGGTGGAGCTGCGCCCGCGCGACGTCCGGCTGGCCGACGTCCGGGAGGCGATCCGGATCTCCGAGCTGACCGAGTACGGCGACATCATCAACGCGGTGGTGTCGGTGCCGATCTTCCGGCGACTGCGCGAACTGGGGGTCAAGGTCGTTCTCACCGGGGACGGCTCGGACGAACTCTTCGGCGGCTACCCGATGTATCACGAGGTCGGGCCCGAGCGGTCCCGCCGGCTCTTCCTCCACAAGATCCGCAACCTCTGTCGTACGGAGTTGCAGCGGGTGGACCGGGCCAGCATGGACCACGGCGTGGAGGCCCGGGTGCCGTTCCTCGACCTGAGCGTCGTGGAGCTGGCCATGCGGCTGCCGCTGGCGCTCAAGATGCGCGACGGGCAGGAGAAGTGGATCGTCCGGCGGGCCTTCGCCGACGTGCTGCCCGACTATGTCCGGCGGCGGCCGAAGAACCCGATGTCGTACTCCTCGGGGCTGCACGAACGGGCCCGGCTCTACAAGCCGCTCTTCGCCCGGATCCACCGCTCCTTCGGCTACGACCTGCTGGAACCGGTCCGCCGCGACTTCGACAGCGTGCTCACCCGCTGCGGCAACGACCTGGACCGGGCGATCGCCGACGGGCTGGCCCGCCCCGACTACACGATGCTGGAGCACGCCCGGGACCTCGTCGGCGCGGCCCGCTGGAACGCCGCCCCGGTGGTCCGCCGCCTGGTCGGCCCGCGGGCCCGCCGGCGTGCCCCGGCGCGCTGA
- the lon gene encoding endopeptidase La has protein sequence MATLPVLPLTDAVLLPGMVIPVTLDPTTQAAVDAARATGDKKLLAVPRIDGEYGSVGTVATIEKVGRLPDGEPAAVVRGLSRARIGSGVPGPGAALWVEATELDEPAPAGKARDLAREYRALMTSVLQQRGAWQVIDAMERMADLSELADAAGYAPWLSLAQKTELLTAADVTARLELLVGWVRDHLAEQEVTERINTDVREGLEKSQREFLLRQQLAAIRKELGEDEPDGSADYRSRVESADLPEKVREAALREVGKLERASDASPEAGWIRTWLDTVLEMPWSTRTEDNTDLGAARAVLDADHAGLADVKDRILEYLAVRNRRAERNLGVVGGRGSGAVLALAGPPGVGKTSLGESVARALGRNFVRVSLGGVRDEAEIRGHRRTYVGALPGRIVRALREAGSMNPVVLLDEVDKLAVGYAGDPAAALLEVLDPAQNHTFRDHYLEVDLDLSDVLFLATANVVETIPGPLLDRMELVTLDGYTEDEKVAIARDHLLPRQRERAGLTADEVTVADTALARIAGEYTREAGVRQLERGLAKILRKVAVELATDPVPVRVDTDNLARYLGRPKFTPESAERTAVPGVATGLAVTGAGGDVLFIEATSMEGEPGLTLTGQLGDVMKESAHIALSYLRSNGRRLGLDPNALAGRRIHLHVPAGAVPKDGPSAGITMVTALASLVTGRPVRPEFGMTGEVTLSGRVLPIGGVKQKLLAAHRAGLTEVIIPARNEPDLDDLPTEVREALTVHTLADVADVLALALRPVDADAESLGGQPLAAA, from the coding sequence ATGGCAACTCTTCCGGTACTTCCGCTGACCGACGCCGTCCTGCTGCCCGGCATGGTCATCCCGGTGACCCTCGACCCGACCACCCAGGCCGCCGTCGACGCGGCCCGCGCCACCGGCGACAAGAAGCTCCTCGCCGTGCCCCGCATCGACGGCGAGTACGGCTCCGTCGGCACGGTCGCCACCATCGAGAAGGTGGGCCGGCTGCCCGACGGCGAGCCCGCCGCCGTGGTGCGCGGCCTGTCCCGGGCCCGGATCGGCTCCGGCGTCCCCGGACCCGGCGCCGCCCTCTGGGTCGAGGCGACCGAACTCGACGAACCCGCCCCGGCCGGGAAGGCCCGGGACCTCGCCCGCGAGTACCGCGCCCTGATGACCTCGGTCCTCCAGCAGCGCGGTGCCTGGCAGGTCATCGACGCCATGGAGCGGATGGCCGACCTCTCCGAGCTGGCCGACGCGGCCGGCTACGCGCCGTGGCTCAGCCTGGCGCAGAAGACCGAACTGCTCACCGCTGCGGACGTCACCGCCCGGCTGGAACTCCTCGTCGGCTGGGTGCGGGACCACCTCGCCGAGCAGGAGGTCACCGAGCGGATCAACACCGACGTCCGCGAGGGACTGGAGAAGTCCCAACGGGAGTTCCTGCTCCGCCAGCAGCTCGCCGCCATCCGCAAGGAACTCGGCGAGGACGAGCCGGACGGCTCCGCCGACTACCGCAGCCGGGTGGAGAGCGCCGACCTGCCGGAGAAGGTCCGCGAGGCGGCCCTGCGGGAGGTCGGCAAGCTGGAACGGGCCAGCGACGCCTCCCCGGAGGCCGGGTGGATCCGGACCTGGCTCGACACGGTGCTGGAGATGCCGTGGAGCACGCGTACCGAGGACAACACGGACCTCGGCGCGGCCCGCGCGGTGCTCGACGCCGACCACGCCGGCCTGGCCGACGTGAAGGACCGCATCCTGGAATACCTCGCGGTGCGCAACCGGCGGGCCGAGCGCAACCTCGGCGTGGTCGGTGGCCGTGGCTCCGGGGCGGTGCTCGCCCTCGCCGGCCCGCCCGGCGTCGGCAAGACCAGCCTCGGCGAGTCCGTCGCGCGGGCGCTGGGCCGCAACTTCGTCCGGGTCTCCCTCGGCGGCGTCCGGGACGAGGCCGAGATCCGCGGCCACCGGCGCACCTACGTCGGCGCGCTGCCCGGACGGATCGTCCGCGCCCTGCGCGAGGCCGGCTCGATGAACCCGGTCGTGCTCCTCGACGAGGTGGACAAGCTGGCCGTCGGCTATGCCGGCGACCCGGCCGCCGCCCTGCTGGAGGTGCTCGACCCGGCGCAGAACCACACCTTCCGGGACCACTACCTGGAGGTCGACCTCGACCTGTCCGACGTGCTCTTCCTGGCCACCGCCAACGTGGTGGAGACCATCCCCGGCCCGCTGCTGGACCGGATGGAACTGGTCACCCTGGACGGCTACACCGAGGACGAGAAGGTCGCGATCGCCCGCGACCACCTGCTGCCCCGGCAGCGGGAGCGGGCCGGGCTGACCGCCGACGAGGTCACCGTCGCCGACACGGCCCTCGCCCGGATCGCGGGGGAGTACACCCGGGAGGCCGGCGTCCGGCAGCTCGAACGCGGACTGGCGAAGATCCTGCGCAAGGTCGCCGTCGAGCTGGCCACCGACCCCGTCCCGGTCCGCGTCGACACCGACAACCTGGCCCGCTACCTGGGCCGGCCGAAGTTCACCCCGGAGTCGGCCGAGCGGACGGCGGTGCCCGGCGTGGCCACCGGCCTGGCGGTCACCGGCGCCGGCGGCGACGTGCTCTTCATCGAGGCGACCAGCATGGAGGGCGAACCGGGACTGACCCTCACCGGCCAGCTCGGCGACGTGATGAAGGAGTCCGCGCACATCGCGCTGTCGTACCTGCGCTCGAACGGGCGGCGGCTCGGGCTGGACCCGAACGCCCTCGCCGGACGGCGGATCCACCTGCACGTCCCGGCGGGCGCGGTGCCCAAGGACGGCCCCAGCGCCGGGATCACCATGGTCACCGCCCTCGCCTCGCTGGTGACCGGCCGGCCGGTCCGCCCGGAGTTCGGGATGACCGGCGAGGTGACCCTGTCGGGTCGGGTGCTGCCGATCGGCGGGGTGAAGCAGAAGTTGCTCGCCGCCCACCGGGCCGGCCTCACCGAGGTGATCATCCCGGCCCGCAACGAGCCGGACCTGGACGACCTGCCCACCGAGGTGCGCGAGGCACTGACCGTCCACACTCTCGCCGACGTCGCGGACGTGCTCGCCCTGGCGTTGCGCCCGGTCGACGCCGACGCGGAGTCGCTGGGCGGGCAGCCGCTGGCCGCCGCCTGA
- a CDS encoding family 43 glycosylhydrolase: MGQLHRGGVLAAVLGLALATTASAPAVAGSGPDHYRNPITADFADTFADPVVVRGDDGLWYAYGTSDPLREGEKQAHRVPTARSADLVHWTYVGDAFAADQRPAWAAPGAAFWAPDVRRVGDHWVMYVTVTDTNVSADTFDTAIGAATAPTPTGPWTFADAPVVAPRPGGGGGYLWTIDPSQFTDVDGRNYLYFGSYYGGISVTELSADGLRAVGTPNLVAVDNKFEGSYVLRHDGWYYLFASTANCCAGPATGYSVHVGRSRSPRGPFVDRDGLRLDASRAGGTPVLTQNGNRWIGTGHNGFLTDLSGQDWIVYHAIDRADPYLDEPFGINERPMLIDRLDWIGGWPTVNAGAGPSEGFRPAPVTTARLDERFTDTGLGGWRTGGGTWRVTDGTLTGTGTATSRTSVGGDVRAEADLRLTGAASAGLRLGRVDVRVDGGRLVAAEAGGASASVALPAGIDLADRHNLAVEVRGRQLVAELSPARLGDQLAVVTLRLTHPTAGPLTLLATGGPAGFDNVSATRLYRPAKHPVAPPRVGPLLPGWSDEFDDGLDPAWQWVRQNPDATVRDGALRWPVESSDLTGTGNTAGVLLRDAPTGDYVAETKVTLDLGEETVRNFQQAGMIAYVDDDRFARLTQVAIWNTRQVEYGYELPFAGQPVYGGNIVGTPATTTWLRLAHHVDPATGEHEFRAASSRDGAHWTWGGVWTFPADTTPRIGLVAHGGANPPVTAEFDYLRFYR; encoded by the coding sequence ATGGGACAACTCCACCGCGGCGGCGTGCTCGCCGCCGTACTCGGCTTGGCGCTGGCCACGACGGCGTCCGCGCCGGCCGTCGCCGGCTCCGGCCCTGACCACTACCGCAACCCGATCACCGCCGACTTCGCCGACACCTTCGCCGACCCCGTCGTCGTCCGGGGCGACGACGGCCTCTGGTACGCCTACGGCACCTCCGACCCGCTGCGCGAGGGCGAGAAGCAGGCCCACCGCGTCCCCACCGCCCGCTCCGCCGACCTGGTCCACTGGACGTACGTCGGCGACGCCTTCGCCGCCGACCAGCGTCCCGCCTGGGCCGCCCCCGGTGCGGCCTTCTGGGCACCCGACGTGCGCCGGGTCGGCGACCACTGGGTGATGTACGTGACCGTCACCGACACGAACGTCTCCGCCGACACCTTCGACACCGCCATCGGGGCCGCCACCGCGCCCACCCCCACCGGCCCGTGGACCTTCGCCGACGCGCCCGTGGTCGCCCCCCGGCCCGGTGGCGGTGGCGGCTACCTGTGGACCATCGACCCGAGCCAGTTCACCGACGTCGACGGCCGCAACTACCTCTACTTCGGCAGCTACTACGGCGGCATCTCGGTCACCGAGCTCTCCGCCGACGGGCTGCGCGCGGTCGGCACCCCGAACCTGGTGGCCGTGGACAACAAGTTCGAGGGCAGCTACGTGCTGCGGCACGACGGCTGGTACTACCTCTTCGCCTCCACCGCGAACTGCTGCGCCGGCCCGGCCACCGGCTACTCCGTCCACGTCGGACGGTCCCGCAGCCCGCGCGGCCCGTTCGTGGACCGGGACGGGCTGCGCCTGGACGCCTCCCGGGCCGGCGGCACCCCGGTGCTCACCCAGAACGGCAACCGCTGGATCGGCACCGGCCACAACGGCTTCCTGACCGACCTGTCGGGGCAGGACTGGATCGTCTACCACGCGATCGACCGGGCCGACCCCTACCTCGACGAGCCGTTCGGGATCAACGAGCGGCCGATGCTCATCGACCGGCTGGACTGGATCGGCGGCTGGCCGACCGTGAACGCCGGCGCCGGCCCCTCCGAGGGGTTCCGGCCCGCGCCGGTGACCACCGCCCGGCTCGACGAACGGTTCACCGACACCGGCCTGGGCGGTTGGCGGACCGGCGGCGGCACCTGGCGGGTCACCGACGGCACGCTGACCGGCACCGGCACGGCGACCAGCCGTACCTCCGTGGGCGGGGACGTGCGCGCGGAGGCCGACCTGCGGCTGACCGGGGCGGCCTCGGCCGGCCTGCGGCTCGGCCGGGTGGACGTCCGCGTCGACGGCGGCCGGCTCGTGGCGGCCGAGGCCGGCGGGGCGAGCGCCTCCGTCGCGCTGCCCGCCGGGATCGACCTCGCCGACCGGCACAACCTGGCCGTCGAGGTACGCGGGCGGCAGCTCGTCGCCGAGCTGAGCCCGGCCCGCCTCGGTGACCAACTCGCCGTGGTCACGCTGCGGCTGACCCACCCCACGGCCGGCCCGCTGACCCTGCTCGCCACGGGCGGCCCGGCCGGCTTCGACAACGTCAGCGCGACCCGGCTGTACCGGCCGGCGAAGCACCCGGTGGCGCCGCCGCGGGTCGGCCCGCTGCTTCCCGGCTGGTCCGACGAGTTCGACGACGGGCTCGACCCGGCCTGGCAGTGGGTCCGGCAGAACCCGGACGCCACCGTCCGCGACGGGGCGCTGCGCTGGCCGGTGGAGTCCAGCGACCTGACCGGCACCGGGAACACCGCCGGGGTGCTGCTGCGGGACGCCCCGACCGGCGACTACGTGGCGGAGACGAAGGTGACCCTCGACCTGGGCGAGGAGACCGTCCGCAACTTCCAGCAGGCCGGCATGATCGCGTACGTGGACGACGACCGGTTCGCCCGGCTGACCCAGGTGGCCATCTGGAACACCCGGCAGGTCGAGTACGGCTACGAGCTGCCCTTCGCCGGCCAGCCGGTGTACGGCGGGAACATCGTCGGCACCCCGGCCACCACCACCTGGCTGCGGTTGGCCCACCACGTCGACCCGGCCACCGGGGAGCACGAGTTCCGGGCCGCCTCCAGCCGGGACGGCGCGCACTGGACCTGGGGCGGGGTGTGGACCTTCCCGGCCGACACCACGCCCCGGATCGGGCTGGTCGCCCACGGCGGCGCCAACCCGCCGGTCACCGCAGAGTTCGACTACCTGCGGTTCTACCGCTGA
- a CDS encoding 2'-5' RNA ligase family protein, whose product MRTVELLCSPSLEETVRGTWVRLADAGLPSLARNTHPTNRPHLTLAAVDEFPPGVEERLADLCDAALPVPARLDRVEVLDGSAPLVWLVRPVPELVALHAAVWDVLADAPGQRPWHLPGRWVPHLSLALRFRNADRRRARAVAGPGRPSGVFTAARSYDGARRTVDALTRQRV is encoded by the coding sequence GTGCGTACGGTCGAACTGCTCTGCTCGCCATCGTTGGAGGAGACCGTACGCGGCACCTGGGTGCGGCTGGCCGACGCCGGGCTGCCCAGCCTGGCGCGCAACACGCACCCCACCAACCGGCCGCACCTGACCCTCGCGGCGGTCGACGAGTTCCCGCCCGGGGTGGAGGAACGCCTCGCCGACCTCTGTGACGCCGCGCTGCCCGTGCCGGCCCGCCTCGACCGGGTGGAGGTGCTCGACGGCAGCGCCCCGCTGGTCTGGCTGGTGCGTCCCGTACCGGAGCTGGTCGCCCTGCACGCCGCGGTCTGGGACGTGCTGGCCGACGCCCCGGGACAGCGGCCGTGGCACCTGCCGGGCCGGTGGGTGCCGCACCTGAGTCTGGCGCTGCGCTTCCGGAACGCGGACCGGCGCCGGGCCCGGGCGGTCGCCGGGCCCGGCCGGCCCAGCGGTGTCTTCACCGCCGCCCGCAGCTATGACGGTGCGCGCCGCACCGTGGACGCCCTGACCCGGCAGCGGGTCTGA
- a CDS encoding isocitrate lyase/phosphoenolpyruvate mutase family protein, with translation MSDRYAAFHALHHADPPLLLPNAWDAASAAALVGQGFPAIGTTSLGVAAGAGKPDGVAATRAENLALAHRLRPLPVLLTVDVEGGFADEPSAVAEYAAELAALGVVGINLEDGRPDGTLEPVGRTVEKITAVRAAVPGLFVNARTDAWWLGVPGAPTEAVRRVRAYRAAGADGVFVPAAPDDTLALLVAEAGVPLNVLYRPGGPGLHELGRLGVARVSTGSLLFRAALGAALDVTDAIRGGRAGGPAGVPSYGRVQEWSGWFEDADSR, from the coding sequence ATGAGCGACCGGTACGCCGCCTTCCACGCCCTGCACCACGCCGACCCACCGCTGCTGCTGCCGAACGCGTGGGACGCCGCCTCCGCCGCCGCGCTGGTCGGGCAGGGCTTCCCGGCGATCGGCACCACCAGCCTCGGGGTGGCCGCCGGCGCCGGCAAGCCCGACGGCGTGGCGGCCACCCGGGCGGAGAACCTGGCCCTGGCACACCGGCTCCGGCCGCTGCCGGTGCTGCTCACCGTCGACGTGGAGGGCGGGTTCGCCGACGAGCCGTCCGCCGTGGCGGAGTACGCCGCCGAGCTGGCCGCGCTCGGCGTGGTCGGGATCAACCTGGAGGACGGTCGACCCGACGGCACCCTGGAGCCGGTCGGCCGGACCGTCGAGAAGATCACCGCGGTCCGGGCGGCCGTGCCGGGGCTCTTCGTCAACGCCCGGACCGACGCCTGGTGGTTGGGGGTGCCCGGGGCGCCGACGGAGGCGGTTCGCCGGGTGCGGGCGTACCGGGCGGCCGGGGCGGACGGCGTCTTCGTCCCCGCCGCCCCGGACGACACCCTCGCCCTGCTGGTCGCCGAGGCCGGCGTCCCGCTGAACGTGCTGTACCGGCCGGGCGGGCCCGGACTGCACGAGTTGGGTCGGCTCGGGGTGGCCCGGGTCAGTACGGGGTCGCTGCTGTTCCGGGCCGCTCTCGGTGCGGCGCTCGACGTCACCGACGCGATCCGGGGCGGTCGCGCCGGTGGCCCGGCGGGGGTGCCGTCGTACGGGCGGGTGCAGGAGTGGAGCGGGTGGTTCGAGGACGCTGACTCCCGTTGA
- a CDS encoding cytochrome P450 encodes MAHDHRARPASSGPPVRDADGGWSVTRHADVTAVLTDPDCVVPAAPDGPPGTLAWLRGTVSRFSAPNATRPAGRSASPRWPRSTRPNCAPLPPGSP; translated from the coding sequence TTGGCCCATGATCACCGCGCCCGCCCCGCCTCCTCGGGGCCGCCCGTCCGCGACGCGGACGGCGGCTGGTCGGTCACCCGGCACGCCGACGTGACCGCCGTGCTGACCGATCCCGACTGTGTGGTGCCGGCCGCGCCGGACGGCCCGCCGGGCACCCTGGCCTGGCTGCGCGGCACGGTCAGCCGGTTCAGCGCCCCGAACGCCACCCGGCCCGCCGGGCGCTCGGCGTCGCCGCGCTGGCCGCGCTCGACCCGGCCGAACTGCGCACCGCTGCCGCCCGGCTCGCCGTAA